In Diorhabda carinulata isolate Delta chromosome 6, icDioCari1.1, whole genome shotgun sequence, a single genomic region encodes these proteins:
- the LOC130896005 gene encoding calcineurin-binding protein cabin-1-like isoform X4, which yields MLKIKALNRESLSDEDTPVIRREAQEEIVLELYNKALHLQSEGVYTEAESILSKLIDENIPLLENNGGLPKSMSNLKYSCHINMGNIYLKLDRVNDALEKYLFASQLDGTDVTLWYKIGNLSLAQDKFRQSAYAFAKGLECSETHWPCLDKLISVLFAIKDTIACLEYIGKALMKDADYVRGLVLRKQIYRNNPATEEYYKLYNPDSIWEPPIDTPVDDEDEKSFLEEAQVLCDRVIEVENSFAPKPLHTIPLPKPLKEFTWMCLTETIIYIHQYLADNEMSHFTMIDMKKCMSTTEKPSFFKFQQTDQLIDSKIVEDQVNETKIIQENVDVINTDEKMEINQITERRVSQNSEMNVNEPQENTPVQTDNDEEQNMDQENEEQDETVEPKERGRPRGSKRKRDVISDLQTWGWYSRRKLSKKAKEKDFTVEDALERIIPKDLLPYRIDSEKINNFEDSMNTMDLYHMYIDNYNVNTYLSPIHSPKSVNYEQYFGTDKENDDVQHFWTKSRDYYDVIVLLKDLVFSLSKLWHYKWPKELVPLYVKAYNMFREHCDPPQVFCGGHTFGEMRNDALASILFGELSLFSCDDRESVPPTLLGYLRLISGWQDEWKEEYPSFFIRVYWLQSHLFRKENNNDLAITALQLIQEVIEGEEKNKTSEKYMLSLPNCFKYGLVNTEIVEKIFKHLNMINSLTAVENLFNAEKYSQVAEILKETFNGGPCPQVGRMGRPAQLGLLMHSLWFTDMGQCFVWTEECLNEAFEQHLKFTKDQEKWEKIVEKCLAILYEIIKRDTVCVIDLLTEDKRSRIVQTLSKIVSKQMSVEGGNISYGCITPWILLHYVLLREEQRAYAKKRISRGKKEKSDINANQEENTDNNLPPSVAILFSAHEFLGPKGWCMTNQGEILHFIIDTILDKLDAPIFEKMRNKIDIHIEQAMFCLYQHPSKKNKVSRHLADHNVDPLPLSWERATQLFEFYGPDQLPEFNSYKNASISADLEQLFKRIIALVPPNNAVQQHLPKIMDFIHGKTDKILDPVDFPRKVKPIYFLIGDFYFKQREFNKCIKYFQMDLCINPSRLDSWACLGLSYAAQLDTKLNHCEKFKSEMEFLDKAKYASICFKKALEICPDPLMLWIECGTFQYTVHAYCSRVLKYESENLSMERFEFLESQKNSYLDSSGSSFEKAIAIYEMEETNEADERWLQYYILGKIAEKKQKEPTEYLQYYLTAATLLDENKAEYPEKINYSNPQHLSVEALELHYRINASVLKYLELHEGKNIPNTLGAFFKKCLATSKYLRKPPPPPPPPTLPVSVPEQEPCELLTVSTSSTSFQEQFLNSLGKLGAAQSEKKDDEKIEKEQPDKELESIKNVDKKISENFDNKLEMDDKEKIDTKMETADEDDVIMIISDSEEEVKVKEKIELTNRDEAVEHGTIEYKKNADVDIEKIKQSIESNEINIVDEINNDKYNIKEDDMKKDPPSKTSDTKFGEVKDVQKVLDEMMLQTMKETEENGNEMDSDVSGTEKVEEVTLKEEEDNDVEIVEIKNESTENVIECSKNRAEPIEVKLDIDNKAKKNNVVVDGDTDNRRISLVDSSSGSSSSSSSSDSSESDTDDDDDDSSSSSSSSSSDGSNEFMSNSEISHLIDKCVCGLETCIIRLTQNYKALYRLAHLYFYYKAKKDVNKCKQLLLSDYKCKDGTVVNGLFNDRKPNNFFNGIWRIPSTEIDRPGSLSAHMSRCLSLLMQILRNTNDNKTLIDLCVQLRRIPEPDKIYIKDTERMAFSEQAMTMCIQSLRSQIKYVSDMTNPQIAKLLQEIFKIHQRLSKHAPSKEIPFANLLVEVYKKFIKEKIPENVNVLDLAIKFCSQNKSAEKHRLQNVSSKSPMFVPRGPAVSSNAPVMPSPQTVTLPQSTPLKRPGVSRPRGRPPLQKTPGQPRYQRSKSVSSAGLNKTYAWQKSLIDQSYAYEYLKHYQDELIKQYSQNLSISQLTQLSHILTQDQLKVLGTMVPQQSGAQHKQSTSSIASSSKSIKQSSSPRTNLPITSKQSTMVDPSKIKQTSINQSSPTKSISNQQIFKEPVINAAAHSPEEKTAKDLMKDRPNISIIPVAVPLPPPSISPSFMRQNSTSPSSGGKTLQEKLAEKKKEQQTKQLKSNGEGGKRQTEALMKSLNIPSLPSSLTVSPAQSSTSPSLLKQQETAQGTVFNFSKTPPLVNAKFPLDISMQQSGPLKSIKEPSLPTSLILSRTPTPLGTPSFSSDSGVSISQVHQTNQQKVNEEKQSPVSNEEEKTVFSPLNSYEEIKPKNIKSDSSVNYRESTKHMRREEEHHVSIPKLTLNSSIDISPIKTVDKVKYMRKSSKGSKYKQELFKDIHKTKHKDSSQQSNSKKLEESLKSYQSGKHGNVSITKSISHSQPDISFHPTNANSEKTHSSYGKKYSKKSEENAKSNSFKKLPTSDNAKRVEISQIQSYSKSESSKRLENLSRAGVTIMKTEPSKFSETLLKSTSKEQRTKSIDSLPDINKTLEILSKSGVHLKTLPFNKPKSADNRLLDKHTKFSDSNKKGEISTSVPNFSKVESKNKTLKNVPCLESKIRENPSPKAFFKISESDNDDDVICID from the exons atgttgaaaattaaagCTCTTAATAGAGAATCATTATCTGATGAAGATACACCAGTTATAAGAAGAGAAGCTCAg gAAGAAATCGTTTTGGAATTATACAATAAAGCTTTACATCTTCAATCAGAAGGTGTTTATACCGAAGCAGAATCAATACTCAGTaaattaattgatgaaaatataccTTTATTGGAAAACAATGGAGGCCTACCCAAATCTATGtcgaatttgaaatattcttgtCATATCAATATGGGTAATATATACTTAAAACTTGATAGGGTTAATGATGCCCTTGAAAAGTATTTGTTC GCATCACAATTGGATGGGACTGATGTTACTTTATGGTATAAGATTGGTAATTTATCTTTAGCTCAAGACAAATTTCGCCAGTCAGCTTATGCTTTTGCAAAG ggTTTAGAATGCAGTGAAACTCATTGGCCATGCTTAGACAAACTTATATCTGTTTTATTTGCTATAAAAGATACGATTGCATGCTTAGAATATATAGGGAAAGCTCTGATGAAAGATGCAGATTATGTTAGGGGCTTAGTTTTgagaaaacaaatatatagaaataatccAGCAACGGAGGAATACTACAAACTTTACAATCCAGACAG CATATGGGAACCTCCAATAGATACTCCAGTTGATGATGAAGATGAAAAAAGTTTCCTTGAAGAAGCACAGGTTTTATGCGATAGAGTAATTGAAGTAGAAAATTCGTTTGCTCCCAAACCTCTCCATACTATCCCTCTTCCAAAACCTTTAAAGGAATTCACCTGGATGTGTTTAACtgaaactataatttatattcatcAGTATTTAGCAGATAATGAAATG agCCATTTTACGatgattgatatgaaaaaatgtatgagCACTACTGAAAAaccatcattttttaaatttcaacaaaCTGATCAACTTATTGATTCCAAGATTGTTGAGGACCAagtaaatgaaacaaaaataatccaaGAGAATGTAGATGTTATTAATACCgatgaaaaaatggaaattaaccAAATAACTGAAAGAAGAGTTTCACAGAACAGTGAAATGAATGTTAATGAACCACAGGAAAATACTCCAGTTCAAACTGATAATGATGAA GAACAAAACATGGACCAAGAAAATGAAGAGCAAGATGAAACAGTAGAACCGAAAGAAAGAGGTCGACCAAGAGGTTCTAAACGTAAACGTGACGTTATTTCAGATTTGCAAACATGGGGATGGTACAGTAGAAGAAAACTATCGAAGAAAGcaaaagaaaaagattttaCAGTAGAAGATGCGTTAGAACGAATTATACCCAAAGATTTATTACCTTACCGAATAGATTccgaaaaaattaacaattttgaagATTCCATGAACACGATGGATCTCTATCATATGTATATAGACAATTACAATGTAAATACTTATTTATCTCCGATTCATTCTCCGAAATCCGTAAATTACGAACAATATTTCGGAACCGATAAGGAAAATGATGATGTTCAACATTTTTGGACGAAATCCCGCGATTATTACGATGTAATAGTATTATTGAAAGATTTAGTATTCAGTTTATCCAAATTGTGGCATTATAAATGGCCTAAAGAGCTGGTACCTCTTTACGTTAAAGCTTACAATATGTTTCGGGAACATTGTGATCCTCCCCAAGTTTTTTGCGGCGGACATACTTTCGGGGAAATGCGTAATGATGCGTTGGCTTCCATTTTGTTTGGAGAATTATCTCTGTTTAGCTGTGATGATAGAGAATCGGTGCCTCCTACTTTACTTGGTTATTTGAGACTTATAAGTGGTTGGCAAGATGAATGGAAAGAAGAATATCCATCGTTTTTCATTAGAGTTTATTGGTTGCAATCTCATTTATTTCGGAAAGAGAACAACAACGATTTAGCGATTACGGCGCTCCAATTGATACAAGAAGTTATTGaaggagaagaaaaaaacaaaacaagtgAAAAGTATATGTTGAGTTTaccaaattgtttcaaatatggTCTCGTAAATACCGAAATAGTCGAAAAgattttcaaacatttaaatatgataaattccTTAACCGCAgtcgaaaatttatttaatgctGAAAAATATTCGCAAGTCGCTGAAATTCTAAAAGAAACTTTCAATGGCGGTCCTTGTCCGCAAGTAGGTAGAATGGGACGACCTGCACAATTAGGTCTTTTGATGCATTCCCTTTGGTTTACTGACATGGGACAATGCTTTGTGTGGACCGAAGAATGTTTAAATGAAGCCTTTGAACAACATTTGAAATTCACCAAAGATCAggaaaaatgggaaaaaatagTGGAGAAATGTTTAGCCATACtatatgaaattatcaaaaGGGATACGGTTTGCGTCATTGATCTGTTAACAGAGGATAAGAGATCGAGAATCGTTCAGACTTTATCGAAAATTGTTTCTAAGCAGATGAGCGTAGAAGGTGGAAATATCAGTTACGGTTGTATTACCCCTTGGATTTTGCTACATTATGTGTTGCTCAG AGAAGAACAGAGAGCATATGCCAAAAAGAGAATTAGCAGaggtaaaaaagaaaaatccgATATAAACGCCAATCAAGAAGAAAATACGGATAATAATTTACCACCGTCCGTTGCTATTTTATTTTCGGCGCATGAATTTTTAG gtCCTAAAGGTTGGTGCATGACAAATCAAGGAGAAATACTCCATTTTATTATCGATACAATACTCGATAAACTTGACGCACCGATATTCGAAAAGATGAGAAATAAAATTGACATACATATAGAACAGGCGATGTTTTGTCTATATCAACATCCTAGTAAAAAGAATAAG GTATCTCGACATTTAGCAGATCATAATGTAGATCCTTTGCCATTGTCTTGGGAACGTGCAACACAATTATTCGAATTTTATGGCCCGGATCAACTACCCGAATTCAACTCTTACAAAAATGCGTCGATTTCCGCCGATCTCGAACAACTATTTAAACGAATAATAGCGCTAGTACCACCTAATAATGCCGTTCAACAACACCTACCGAAAATTATGGATTTCATCCATGGGAAAACTGATAAAATATTAGATCCAGTAGATTTCCCTCGAAAAGTCAAACCCATATATTTCCTAATTggagatttttattttaaacaaagaGAATTTAATAAatgcataaaatattttcaaatggatTTGTGTATAAATCCTTCACGTTTAGATTCATGGGCGTGTTTAGGATTAAGTTATGCAGCTCAGTTAGATACAAAATTGAATCATTGCGAAAAATTTAAAAGCGAAATGGAGTTTTTGGATAAAGCAAAATACGCtagtatttgttttaaaaaagcTTTGGAAATATGCCCCGATCCGCTTATGTTGTGGATTGAATGTGGCACTTTTCAATATACCGTCCACGCTTATTGTTCGAgagttttgaaatatgaatcTGAAAATTTGAGTATGGAACG ATTCGAATTTCTCGaaagtcaaaaaaatagttatttggaCAGTTCCGGTAGTAGTTTTGAGAAAGCAATCGCCATATACGAAATGGAAGAAACGAACGAGGCAGACGAAAGGTGGTTACAATATTACATTCTCGGAAAAATCGccgaaaagaaacaaaaagaacCTACCGAGTACCTACAATATTATCTTACA gCTGCTACATTATTAGATGAAAATAAAGCGGAATATcccgaaaaaataaattacagcaATCCTCAACATTTGTCGGTAGAAGCTTTAGAATTGCATTATCGAATAAATGCAtcagtattaaaatatttggaacttCACGAAggtaaaaatattccaaatactCTCGgagcatttttcaaaaaatgtctaGCGACGTcgaaatatttaagaaaaccTCCGCCGCCGCCACCGCCTCCAACTCTACCTGTATCCGTACCAGAACAGGAACCGTGCGAACTACTGACTGTATCAACTTCTTCTACTAGTTTTCaggaacaatttttaaattcgttGGGTAAGTTAGGTGCAGCCCAATCAGAAAAGAAAGACgatgagaaaattgaaaaagaacaaCCGGATAAAGAGCtggaatcaataaaaaatgtcgacaagaaaatttctgaaaatttcgaTAACAAATTGGAGATggatgataaagaaaaaatagatacAAAAATGGAAACGGCCGATGAAGACGAcgtaataatgataatatcgGATTCGGAAGAAGAAGtcaaagtaaaagaaaaaatagaattaacaAATAGAGATGAAGCAGTAGAACATGGAACtattgaatataaaaagaaCGCAGatgtagatattgaaaaaataaaacagtcaATTGAATCGAACGAAATAAATATAGTAGATGAAATCAATAACgacaaatataatataaaagaagacGATATGAAAAAAGATCCACCATCGAAAACGTCAg ATACGAAATTCGGCGAAGTGAAAGATGTTCAGAAGGTGTTGGATGAAATGATGTTGCAAACGATGAAAGAAACTGAAGAAAACGGCAACGAAATGGATTCGGACGTGAGCGGTACGGAAAAGGTAGAAGAAGTCACATTGAAAGAGGAAGAGGATAACGATGTGGAAATCGTGGAGATTAAAAACGAATCGACGGAAAATGTAAtagaatgttcaaaaaatcGAGCGGAACCGATAGAAGTAAAGTTAGATATAGATAATAAAgcgaaaaaaaataatgtcgtCGTCGACGGTGATACTGACAATAGAAGA atttctttGGTAGATTCGAGCAGTGGTTCCAGTTCTTCATCCAGTTCAAGTGATAGCTCTGAATCTGACACTGACGATGATGACGATGACAGCAGTTCTAGTTCCTCTTCATCTTCATCTGATGGCTCAAATGAATTTATGTCCAACAGTGAAATATCTCATTTGATAGATAAATGTGTTTgtg GTTTAGAAACATGCATAATTCGTCTGACTCAAAATTATAAAGCCCTCTATCGTCTGGCGCACCTTTATTTTTACTACAAAGCAAAAAAAGATGTGAACAAATGCAAACAGTTGTTATTAAGCGATTACAAATGTAAAGATGGTACCGTTGTTAATGGACTTTTCAATGACAGGAaacccaataatttttttaac gGTATTTGGAGGATCCCATCTACTGAAATAGATAGACCTGGTTCGCTTTCAGCTCATATGAGTCGATGCCTCTCTTTGTTAATGCAAATATTACGTAACACCAACGACAACAAAACTCTCATAGATTTATGTGTACAGTTGAGAAGAATTCCCGAGCCAGATAA aaTTTACATAAAGGATACGGAAAGAATGGCCTTTTCGGAACAAGCGATGACCATGTGTATCCAGAGCTTGAGGAGTCAAATTAAATACGTGTCAGACATGACCAATCCACAAATCGCTAAACTCTTACAAGAAATTTTCAAGATACATCAAAGATTATCGAAACATGCACCTTCTAAAGAAATTCCATTTGCTAATCTCTTAGTGGAAGTATATAAGAAGTTTATAAAGGAAAAG ATACCAGAAAATGTAAATGTATTAGATTTGGCCATTAAATTCTGTTCACAAAATAAATCTGCTGAAAAACATAGATTGCAGAACGTTTCTTCAAAATCACCCATGTTCGTTCCAAGAGGACCTGCGGTTTCTTCGAAT GCTCCCGTTATGCCTTCTCCACAAACTGTGACTCTTCCACAAAGTACTCCGTTAAAGAGACCTGGTGTTAGTAGACCTCGAGGACGACCTCCTCTACAGAAAACACCCGGCCAACCACGATATCAAAGATCGAAAAGTGTTAGTTCTGCTGGCTTAAATAAAACGTACGCTTGGCAAAAGTCGCTGATTGATCAAAGTTACGCTTacgaatatttgaaacattatcAGGACGAATTGATCAAACAGTACAGTCAGAATTTGAGTATTAGTCAACTGACGCAATTGAGTCATATATTAACGCAAG ATCAATTGAAAGTATTGGGAACTATGGTTCCTCAGCAATCTGGAGCGCAACATAAACAATCTACTTCCAGTATCGCGAGTAGTAGCAAATCAATCAAGCAGTCATCTTCTCCAAGAACTAATCTACCCATCACCTCTAAACAATCCACTATGGTGGATCCTTCGAAAATTAAACAGACGAGCATTAATCAATCTTCGCCTACCAAAAGTATATCCAATCAGCAAATATTCAAG gAACCAGTAATAAATGCTGCGGCACATTCTCCGGAAGAAAAAACTGCTAAAGATTTAATGAAAGATCGTCCCAACATTTCAATAATACCCGTCGCAGTACCTCTACCGCCTCCAAGTATATCACCAAGTTTCATGAGGCAAAACTCGACAAGTCCTTCAA GTGGCGGTAAGACTTTGCAAGAAAAATTAGCGgaaaagaagaaagaacaaCAAACTAAACAATTGAAATCGAATGGCGAAGGAGGTAAACGTCAAACAGAGGCTTTAATGAAGAGCTTAAATATCCCCAGTCTTCCGTCATCTTTAACTGTATCTCCAGCTCAATCTTCAACTTCACCTTCTCTCTTGAAACAACAAGAAACTGCTCAAG gaacagtatttaatttttcgaaaactcCGCCATTGGTAAACGCCAAATTTCCACTTGATATCAGCATGCAACAATCAGGTCCATTAAAATCAATCAAAGAACCATCTTTACCTACCTCTTTAATTCTATCGAGAACTCCAACACCCCTAGGCACCCCATCGTTTTCATCGGATTCCGGGGTATCTATTAGTCAG gTTCATCAAACGAATCAACAAAAAGTTAACGAAGAAAAACAATCACCGGTTTCTAATGAAGAAGAGAAGACCGTATTTTCACCATTAAATAGTTATGAAGAAATCAAACCGAAAAATATCAAGTCTGATAGTTCTGTTAACTATAGAGAAAGTACAAAACATATGAGAAGAGAAGAAGAACATCATGTTAGCATCccaaaattaacattaaattcCTCTATCGATATATCTCCTATAAAAACGGTAGATAAAgtgaaatatatgagaaaatcATCAAAAGGGTCCAAGTATAAACAAGAACTATTTAAAGATATTCACAAAACTAAACACAAAGATTCATCTCAGCAAagtaattcaaaaaaacttgaagaatCATTAAAATCGTATCAATCCGGTAAACACGGAAATGTTTCTATAACAAAATCTATTTCACATTCTCAACCTGATATATCATTTCATCCTACAAATGCCAATTCCGAAAAGACACATTCGTCATACggtaaaaagtattcaaaaaaatcggaagaaaaTGCTAAatcaaattcttttaaaaaactaCCTACATCCGATAACGCTAAAAGAGTCGAAATATCTCAAATTCAAAGTTATTCGAAATCCGAATCTTCCAAAAGATTGGAGAATCTTTCAAGAGCCGGTGTAACTATAATGAAAACAGAGCCCTCAAAATTTTCGGAAACTTTATTGAAATCCACATCAAAAGAGCAACGTACAAAATCAATCGATAGTTTACCCGACATTAATAAGACATTGGAAATTCTATCAAAATCGGGAGTGCACTTGAAAACATTACCCTTCAATAAACCAAAATCCGCGGATAATCGCCTATTAGACAAACATACTAAATTCTCAGATTCTAATAAAAAGGGGGAAATTAGTACATCCGTTCCTAATTTTTCGAAAGtagaatctaaaaataaaacactaaagAATGTACCTTGCTTAGAATCGAAAATACGAGAAAATCCTTCTCCGAAAGCATTTTTCAAGATATCCGAATCAGATAATGACGATGATGTCATTTGTATAGATTAA